A window of the Cystobacter fuscus genome harbors these coding sequences:
- the ilvC gene encoding ketol-acid reductoisomerase: protein MTTIYYDKDASLEPIHSRKVAIIGYGSQGHAHALNLKESGVKVRVGLHAASRSRAKAEAAGLEVMSVAEAAQWADLIMILAPDQTQKQIYDADIAPHLTRGKALFFAHGFNIHYGQIRPPADVDVALIAPKSPGHMVRRLYQDGRGTPALIAVHQDATGKAKALGMSYARAIGTTRAGVLETTFKEETETDLFGEQAVICGGVTALVQAGFDTLVEAGYQPDVAYFECLHELKLIVDMMYEGGMGWMRHSISDTAEYGDYTRGPRLINDSVRTEMRKVLKEVQTGVFAREWILENQAGRPVFDKLREQGREHPIEDVGRRLREMMSWIRESKKDSSER from the coding sequence ATGACCACCATCTATTACGACAAGGACGCTTCCCTCGAGCCCATCCACTCCCGCAAGGTCGCGATCATCGGCTACGGGAGCCAGGGACACGCGCACGCCCTCAACCTCAAGGAATCCGGCGTGAAGGTGCGGGTGGGGTTGCATGCCGCCAGCCGCTCGCGCGCCAAGGCGGAAGCGGCGGGTCTCGAGGTGATGTCCGTCGCCGAGGCGGCCCAGTGGGCCGACCTCATCATGATCCTCGCTCCGGATCAGACCCAGAAGCAGATCTACGACGCGGACATCGCGCCCCACCTCACCCGAGGCAAGGCCTTGTTCTTCGCCCACGGCTTCAACATCCACTACGGGCAGATCCGCCCTCCGGCGGATGTGGACGTGGCGCTCATTGCCCCGAAGTCACCCGGACACATGGTGCGCCGCCTCTACCAGGACGGCAGGGGAACTCCCGCGCTCATCGCGGTGCACCAGGACGCCACGGGCAAGGCCAAGGCGCTGGGCATGTCCTATGCGCGCGCCATCGGCACGACACGTGCGGGCGTGCTGGAAACCACGTTCAAGGAAGAGACCGAGACGGACCTCTTCGGTGAGCAGGCAGTGATTTGCGGAGGTGTCACTGCCCTCGTCCAGGCCGGCTTCGACACGCTGGTGGAAGCGGGCTACCAGCCCGATGTCGCCTACTTCGAGTGCCTGCATGAGCTCAAGCTCATCGTGGACATGATGTACGAGGGCGGCATGGGCTGGATGCGCCACTCCATCAGCGACACCGCCGAGTACGGCGACTACACGCGCGGACCGCGCCTCATCAACGACTCGGTGCGCACGGAGATGCGAAAGGTCCTCAAGGAGGTCCAGACCGGCGTCTTCGCCCGCGAGTGGATCCTCGAGAACCAGGCCGGCCGCCCGGTGTTCGACAAGCTGCGCGAGCAGGGCCGCGAGCATCCCATCGAGGACGTGGGCCGGCGTCTGCGCGAGATGATGTCCTGGATTCGTGAGTCGAAGAAGGACTCCAGCGAGCGCTGA
- a CDS encoding helix-turn-helix domain-containing protein: MSPAPSLPTPTDAGINAPEFLTVDEAAVFLRVNRKTLYESIRRGEVPGVVHLGRSIRIRRSVLVCWSPGNSGPALGEKR; the protein is encoded by the coding sequence TTGTCGCCAGCCCCGAGCCTGCCCACGCCCACCGACGCGGGCATCAACGCACCCGAATTCCTGACGGTTGACGAAGCCGCCGTTTTCCTGCGCGTGAACCGTAAGACGCTCTACGAGTCCATCCGGCGCGGCGAGGTGCCGGGAGTCGTCCACCTCGGTCGATCCATCCGCATCCGCCGCAGTGTTCTGGTATGCTGGTCGCCGGGTAACAGCGGTCCTGCGCTCGGAGAGAAGCGATGA
- the leuD gene encoding 3-isopropylmalate dehydratase small subunit, with amino-acid sequence MEPFRTLRSRTVVLARQNIDTDQIIPARFLKITHRTGLGRWLFADWRYQPDGSPRPDFILEQPEARGARVLVAGDNFGCGSSREHAPWALVDWGFRAVISSSIADIFSNNAVKNGLLPVRVDAGFHGRLLAAPGAEVTIDLEHRTVRLADGTEATFPLDPFARYCLMNGVDELGFLLGQQEAITRFEEARP; translated from the coding sequence ATGGAACCGTTCCGCACACTGCGCTCGCGCACCGTCGTCCTGGCGCGCCAGAACATCGACACCGATCAGATCATCCCCGCCCGCTTCCTGAAGATCACCCACCGCACCGGCCTGGGCCGCTGGCTCTTCGCGGACTGGCGTTACCAGCCCGACGGCAGCCCCCGGCCGGACTTCATCCTCGAGCAGCCGGAGGCCCGGGGCGCCCGGGTGCTGGTCGCGGGTGACAACTTCGGCTGCGGCTCCTCGCGCGAGCACGCCCCGTGGGCCCTGGTGGACTGGGGCTTCCGCGCGGTCATCAGCTCCTCCATCGCGGACATCTTCTCCAACAACGCGGTCAAGAACGGTCTGCTGCCGGTGCGGGTGGACGCCGGGTTCCACGGCCGCCTGCTGGCTGCTCCGGGCGCGGAGGTCACCATCGATCTGGAGCACCGCACGGTGCGACTCGCGGATGGAACGGAGGCGACCTTCCCGCTGGATCCATTCGCCCGCTACTGCCTGATGAACGGAGTGGACGAGCTGGGATTCCTGCTCGGCCAGCAAGAGGCCATCACCCGCTTCGAGGAGGCCCGTCCATGA
- the leuC gene encoding 3-isopropylmalate dehydratase large subunit, whose product MNPPGPRNLFQKIWESHLVQPETAETPAILYVDLHLVHEVTSPQAFSLLRERGLRVRRPERTVATMDHSTPTLPRDARGRFPVADAEAAAQLSQLEDNCREFGVELHALGTERQGIVHVIGPELGLTLPGSTIVCGDSHTSTHGAFGALAFGIGTSEVGHVLATQCLLQRRPKTMEVRVEGRLRPGVSAKDIILGIISKVGVGGGTGHVIEYTGSAIRSLSMEERMTVCNMSIEAGARAGLIAPDDTTFEYLARRPRAPRGEAWDRAVAHWRTLPSDPGATHDAAVTLDADALEPMLTYGTHPGMGIPVTGTVPAPHQLTDASARDSLERALRYMGLTPGQRLIGQPIDVVFIGSCTNSRLSDLRAAAHVLRGRKVDSRVRTLVVPGSQEIKRAAESEGLHDIFRDAGAEWREPGCSMCIAMNGDQARPGQYVVSTSNRNFEGRQGKGSRTFLASPLTAAAAAVTGQVTDPRELLR is encoded by the coding sequence ATGAACCCTCCTGGACCCCGAAACCTGTTCCAGAAGATCTGGGAGTCCCACCTCGTCCAGCCGGAGACGGCCGAGACCCCCGCGATCCTCTACGTGGATCTCCACCTGGTGCACGAGGTGACCTCCCCCCAGGCCTTCAGCCTGCTGCGCGAGCGGGGTCTGCGCGTGCGGCGGCCCGAGCGGACCGTCGCCACCATGGATCACTCCACCCCGACCCTCCCGCGGGATGCACGAGGGCGCTTCCCCGTGGCGGACGCGGAGGCGGCGGCGCAGCTCTCCCAGCTCGAGGACAATTGCCGCGAGTTCGGCGTGGAGTTGCACGCGCTGGGCACCGAGCGGCAGGGCATCGTCCACGTCATCGGGCCCGAGCTTGGCCTGACGCTGCCCGGCTCCACCATCGTGTGTGGCGACAGCCACACCAGCACGCACGGGGCCTTCGGCGCGCTGGCCTTCGGCATCGGCACCAGCGAGGTGGGGCATGTCCTGGCCACCCAGTGCCTGCTGCAGCGCCGGCCGAAGACGATGGAGGTTCGCGTGGAGGGCCGCCTCCGCCCTGGCGTGAGCGCCAAGGACATCATCCTGGGCATCATCTCCAAGGTCGGGGTGGGAGGTGGCACGGGACACGTCATCGAGTACACGGGAAGCGCCATCCGCAGCCTCTCCATGGAGGAGCGGATGACGGTGTGCAACATGTCCATCGAGGCCGGCGCGCGCGCGGGTCTCATCGCCCCGGACGACACCACCTTCGAGTACCTCGCCCGCCGCCCGCGCGCTCCCCGGGGAGAGGCTTGGGACAGGGCAGTGGCTCACTGGCGCACGCTCCCGTCGGACCCTGGCGCCACCCATGACGCGGCGGTGACGCTGGATGCCGACGCGCTCGAGCCGATGCTCACGTACGGGACCCACCCCGGCATGGGTATTCCCGTCACCGGTACCGTGCCCGCTCCCCACCAACTGACGGATGCGAGCGCCCGCGACTCGCTGGAGCGCGCGCTGCGCTACATGGGGCTGACGCCGGGACAACGCCTGATCGGCCAGCCCATCGACGTGGTGTTCATCGGCAGTTGCACCAACTCGCGGCTGTCGGACCTGCGTGCCGCGGCCCATGTCCTGCGTGGGCGCAAGGTGGACTCCCGCGTGCGCACGCTCGTGGTGCCCGGCTCCCAGGAGATCAAACGGGCGGCGGAATCCGAGGGGCTGCACGACATCTTCCGCGACGCGGGCGCGGAATGGCGGGAGCCCGGCTGCTCGATGTGCATCGCCATGAACGGGGATCAGGCCAGGCCCGGTCAGTACGTGGTGAGCACCAGCAATCGCAACTTCGAGGGGCGGCAGGGCAAGGGAAGCCGGACCTTCCTGGCCAGTCCCCTGACCGCCGCCGCCGCCGCCGTCACCGGCCAGGTCACCGATCCCCGCGAACTCTTGAGGTGA
- a CDS encoding tyrosine-type recombinase/integrase gives MSVRLRKWETKEGKVQEAWWVDVKYQHPSGRVERVRKASPINTRRGAEEYERQIRHALLTGSFGKEKQSEAGRIPTVEEFVPRFLTYSENNNKYSSVVSKRQILDQHIIPALGRMPLDSIGLAEIEDFKAAMRKKTSGARARKDAPTKAAIRKRKDIQPALLSLKTINNALTVLRKMLSLAQEHGIITHVPRVKLFKTAKAAFDFLSFEEAERVVAAAAPDWRAVVLVALKTGLRQGELIGLQWGDVDLQRGKLHVRRTIWRGVTGLPKGGRERTVDLPGSALEALKAHRHLRGPYVFCQADGQPHTNGTMKGPLERALREADICREQGRIGWHDLRHTYGSHLAMRGVPLKAIQELMGHATIEMTERYAHLSPEVRASAVQQLDLPVPQLQAAPARSAEGAH, from the coding sequence ATGAGCGTCAGGCTGCGGAAGTGGGAGACGAAGGAGGGCAAGGTGCAAGAGGCGTGGTGGGTTGACGTGAAGTACCAGCACCCGAGCGGGAGGGTGGAGCGCGTGCGCAAGGCATCGCCCATCAACACCCGCCGAGGTGCTGAGGAATACGAGCGTCAGATCCGGCACGCACTCCTCACGGGTTCCTTCGGAAAGGAGAAACAGAGCGAGGCGGGCCGGATTCCTACGGTTGAAGAGTTTGTCCCGCGATTCCTCACGTACAGCGAGAACAACAACAAATATTCAAGCGTTGTCTCCAAGCGCCAAATCCTCGATCAGCACATCATTCCGGCTCTTGGTCGTATGCCATTGGACTCCATCGGTCTGGCTGAGATCGAGGATTTCAAAGCGGCTATGCGCAAGAAGACGTCGGGAGCCCGCGCCCGGAAGGATGCCCCCACAAAGGCAGCCATTCGCAAGCGTAAGGACATCCAGCCCGCGCTTCTGAGCCTCAAGACCATCAACAACGCGCTAACGGTGCTCCGCAAGATGCTGTCGCTCGCACAGGAGCACGGCATCATCACGCACGTTCCGCGCGTCAAGCTCTTCAAGACTGCGAAGGCGGCGTTTGACTTTCTCAGCTTTGAGGAAGCCGAGCGGGTGGTCGCCGCTGCGGCCCCTGACTGGCGCGCGGTCGTGCTCGTGGCGCTCAAGACGGGACTGCGGCAAGGCGAGCTGATCGGGCTCCAGTGGGGCGACGTGGACTTGCAGCGCGGCAAGCTGCACGTCCGGCGCACCATCTGGCGCGGGGTGACGGGGCTTCCGAAGGGTGGGCGCGAGCGGACGGTCGATCTCCCGGGCTCGGCCCTGGAAGCGCTCAAGGCACACCGGCACCTTCGCGGCCCCTACGTGTTCTGTCAGGCGGACGGGCAGCCACACACGAACGGGACCATGAAGGGCCCTCTGGAGCGTGCGCTTCGGGAGGCGGACATCTGCCGCGAGCAGGGCCGCATCGGATGGCACGACCTGCGGCACACCTACGGGAGCCATCTCGCGATGCGTGGCGTGCCGCTCAAGGCGATCCAGGAGCTGATGGGGCACGCGACCATCGAGATGACAGAGCGCTATGCCCACCTGTCCCCCGAGGTACGGGCGAGCGCCGTGCAGCAGCTCGACCTTCCTGTGCCCCAGCTCCAAGCCGCTCCGGCCAGAAGCGCCGAAGGGGCACACTGA
- a CDS encoding phage major capsid protein — translation MNRQQIADMVKALGPEVARELIDAAARSAPGRMGTNRATREGSVYASVANFGAFTKSVIALGRRTGAAEMLDAAKRFGNADVQKAVQLSKFDSAGVLVPVQQSGEVIEFLRPEAALLKLGVRTQPFKGELHMGRQTGTSVFKWVGEGETVPRSAPKYGKLVLKAHKGMVLTDVSNDLLRTPGVGDAGVGEDLRATVADGLDDAGFNGDGTGAAPKGLFVQLDPAQVFASTGTTAAAYLADIDKAVELPLTAHVRMGTAAWVIHPTRATALMQLKDTGIFIFRQEMLDKGTIRGFPFVMTTRVPVTRVTFCADWRQFIYGIDENLILSEHDTRAEHDETTIRAIVKGDFKLRQPKAFSSITY, via the coding sequence ATGAATCGCCAGCAAATCGCAGACATGGTCAAGGCGCTTGGTCCGGAGGTCGCGCGGGAGCTGATCGACGCCGCCGCCCGGAGCGCGCCGGGCCGCATGGGTACAAACAGGGCGACGCGCGAGGGCAGCGTCTACGCGAGCGTCGCGAACTTTGGCGCGTTCACGAAGAGCGTCATCGCCTTGGGTCGCCGCACGGGCGCGGCCGAGATGCTCGACGCCGCGAAGCGCTTCGGCAATGCCGACGTGCAGAAGGCGGTTCAGCTCAGCAAGTTCGACTCGGCGGGCGTGCTCGTGCCCGTCCAGCAGAGCGGGGAAGTGATCGAGTTCCTGCGGCCCGAGGCGGCCCTGCTCAAGCTCGGCGTGCGAACCCAGCCGTTCAAGGGCGAGTTGCACATGGGCAGGCAGACGGGGACTTCTGTCTTCAAGTGGGTTGGCGAGGGGGAGACGGTCCCGAGGAGCGCGCCGAAGTACGGGAAGCTCGTGCTCAAGGCGCACAAGGGGATGGTCCTCACCGACGTCAGCAACGACCTGCTGCGCACGCCGGGGGTCGGTGACGCGGGCGTCGGTGAGGACCTCCGCGCCACCGTGGCCGATGGCCTCGACGACGCTGGCTTCAACGGTGACGGCACGGGCGCCGCGCCGAAGGGTCTCTTCGTGCAGCTCGACCCCGCGCAGGTCTTCGCGAGCACGGGCACGACCGCCGCAGCCTACCTGGCCGACATCGACAAGGCGGTCGAGCTGCCGTTGACCGCACATGTTCGCATGGGCACTGCGGCGTGGGTCATTCACCCGACCCGGGCGACCGCGCTGATGCAGCTCAAGGACACGGGCATCTTCATCTTCCGTCAGGAGATGCTCGACAAGGGCACGATCCGGGGCTTCCCCTTCGTGATGACGACGCGCGTCCCGGTGACGCGGGTAACGTTCTGTGCCGACTGGCGCCAATTCATCTACGGAATCGACGAGAATCTGATCCTCTCCGAGCACGACACCCGCGCCGAGCACGACGAGACGACCATCCGCGCGATCGTGAAGGGCGACTTCAAGCTGCGCCAGCCGAAGGCGTTCAGCTCGATCACCTACTAA
- a CDS encoding serine/threonine protein kinase encodes MTDSSGPRLRLDFEGFRYEVYGTQVEHRDYDTLLLAWRQPVSGGPRSQVILKPMQLPSDHERGERAWEEVQLATYLQHPGIAKVFGFASHADVPYVISEHMRGCYLLTAMDFALLVGRMLSPPFAAYVAAEVADALAYAHAQPLHVIHRAVGPMRIRLGFDGRVKLVNFGAAYSELRDRLQTPPGLLRGDPAYCAPEILRAAMEATGRQADPLIAGAIDGRADVFSLGLVLLEMLLAEYPLDPTDIPVQRAPQGFAYHVRAERSAQLSLDTLVYRTLRFQPQDADRRLEFAPGPLRSIVRRALQPDPRERCSAAEMREELLVYLGTVEPPVVADEVAAELKAIFDAAAKFKRLVANPIERTALSPDEQGG; translated from the coding sequence ATGACTGACAGCTCTGGCCCTCGCCTTCGCCTCGATTTCGAGGGCTTCCGTTACGAGGTTTACGGCACCCAGGTTGAACACAGGGACTACGACACTCTTTTGCTTGCCTGGAGGCAGCCCGTTAGCGGCGGGCCTCGCTCGCAAGTCATTCTGAAACCTATGCAGTTGCCGTCGGACCACGAGCGGGGCGAGCGAGCGTGGGAAGAGGTGCAGCTCGCCACGTATTTGCAGCACCCGGGCATCGCGAAGGTTTTCGGCTTCGCTTCCCATGCCGATGTTCCCTATGTCATCTCGGAGCACATGCGAGGCTGCTACCTCCTGACGGCAATGGACTTCGCTTTGCTGGTGGGGCGCATGTTGTCGCCCCCCTTCGCTGCCTATGTCGCGGCGGAAGTAGCGGACGCGCTTGCTTATGCACATGCCCAACCGCTGCACGTCATACACCGCGCCGTGGGGCCGATGAGGATTCGTCTCGGGTTTGATGGTCGCGTCAAGCTCGTGAACTTCGGCGCGGCGTACTCCGAGCTGCGCGATCGCTTGCAGACGCCGCCCGGCCTGCTGCGCGGCGATCCGGCCTATTGTGCGCCCGAAATCCTGCGCGCTGCGATGGAGGCCACCGGGCGCCAGGCCGACCCGCTCATCGCGGGAGCCATTGACGGCAGGGCGGATGTGTTTTCGCTCGGGCTCGTGCTGCTGGAAATGCTCTTGGCTGAATACCCGCTCGATCCGACCGATATCCCCGTGCAACGCGCGCCGCAGGGATTCGCCTACCATGTGCGAGCCGAGCGGAGCGCGCAGCTAAGCCTGGACACGCTGGTTTACCGCACGCTGCGCTTTCAACCCCAGGACGCGGATCGTCGTCTGGAGTTCGCGCCCGGTCCTTTGCGGTCCATTGTCCGGCGTGCGCTTCAACCGGATCCCCGCGAGCGTTGTTCTGCCGCCGAGATGCGCGAAGAACTGCTCGTCTACCTCGGGACTGTAGAGCCGCCCGTCGTCGCCGACGAGGTCGCGGCAGAGCTGAAGGCGATCTTCGACGCTGCCGCGAAGTTCAAGCGGTTGGTCGCGAATCCAATCGAGCGAACCGCGTTGTCGCCGGACGAGCAGGGAGGCTAG
- a CDS encoding HK97 family phage prohead protease, with product MTLPITRRLQLAAVRKDAASLAAVEAAGGQRVYTFRASDGDFDRYSDRLSVKGWRVEGYNANGVVLFNHDDGAQAASTGAEPALPIGKGRVYVEGDALMIDIVFDDEDDFARKVERKVAKGILNAVSVRYLMLPGHYRQNERGGFDCAAQELLEVSIVTIPGNARALRAKSLDGEGDDIVERIAQRVVELLAERGDDVPTDEENMKPDAGEQPPANESKPEPGEPSSDDAPAEDDEDKTKPKNFDAPEAAKQFVEAFKQYIRGV from the coding sequence ATGACGCTCCCAATCACCCGCCGCTTGCAGCTCGCCGCCGTTCGTAAGGACGCCGCTTCCCTTGCAGCCGTCGAGGCTGCGGGCGGTCAACGTGTCTACACGTTCAGGGCGAGCGACGGTGACTTCGATCGATACTCCGACCGCCTGAGCGTGAAGGGCTGGCGCGTCGAAGGTTACAACGCGAACGGCGTCGTTCTGTTCAATCACGACGACGGCGCGCAGGCAGCGAGCACGGGAGCCGAGCCCGCGCTGCCCATTGGCAAGGGGCGCGTCTACGTCGAAGGCGACGCGCTGATGATCGACATCGTTTTCGACGATGAAGACGACTTCGCACGCAAGGTCGAGCGCAAGGTCGCGAAGGGCATCCTCAATGCTGTCTCCGTTCGCTACCTCATGCTGCCTGGGCACTACCGGCAGAACGAGCGGGGCGGCTTCGACTGTGCCGCTCAAGAATTGCTCGAAGTCTCGATCGTGACGATCCCGGGGAACGCTCGTGCCTTGCGCGCGAAGTCTCTCGACGGCGAGGGCGACGACATCGTCGAACGTATCGCGCAGCGGGTTGTCGAGCTGCTCGCCGAGCGCGGCGATGACGTGCCGACGGACGAGGAGAACATGAAGCCTGACGCGGGTGAACAACCCCCCGCTAACGAGAGCAAGCCCGAGCCGGGCGAGCCGTCGTCTGACGATGCGCCAGCGGAAGACGACGAGGACAAAACCAAGCCGAAGAACTTCGACGCGCCCGAGGCCGCGAAGCAATTCGTCGAGGCGTTCAAGCAATACATCCGAGGAGTGTGA
- the leuB gene encoding 3-isopropylmalate dehydrogenase: MKALIAVLPGDGIGPEVVAQGTRLLKAVAERFGHSFELVEAPMGGVAIDLTGAPLPPETLALCQRADAVLLGAVGGPKWDPPAKVRPEQGLLALRKELGLYANLRPVAPLPALHDTSTLKPEVLRGVDLLVVRELTGGIYFGEKRREEDRAFDACVYTVDEVVRVVRAAASLARTRRKRLTSVDKANVLETSRLWRAVTERVIREEFPDIELKHMLVDACAMHLIKRPADFDVIVTENMFGDILTDEAAMLSGSIGMLPSASMGANRRGLYEPIHGSAPDIAGRGVANPYGTLLSVAMLLRHSLGLEQEARAVESAVASSLEAGVLTADLVPPGTRPVATQEAGRAVLDRLGGPAR; this comes from the coding sequence ATGAAGGCGCTCATCGCGGTTCTGCCGGGAGATGGCATCGGACCCGAGGTGGTGGCACAGGGGACCCGCCTGTTGAAGGCGGTGGCGGAGCGCTTCGGCCACTCCTTCGAGCTGGTGGAGGCGCCCATGGGAGGCGTGGCCATCGACCTCACCGGCGCGCCGCTGCCTCCGGAGACGCTCGCCCTCTGCCAGCGGGCGGATGCGGTGCTGCTGGGCGCCGTGGGAGGGCCGAAGTGGGATCCGCCCGCGAAGGTGCGTCCGGAGCAGGGGCTGCTCGCGTTGCGCAAGGAGCTGGGCCTCTACGCCAACCTGCGACCCGTGGCTCCCCTCCCCGCGCTCCATGACACCTCCACGCTCAAGCCCGAGGTGCTGCGCGGAGTGGACCTGCTGGTGGTGCGCGAGCTCACGGGTGGAATCTACTTCGGCGAGAAGCGCCGCGAGGAGGATCGCGCCTTCGATGCCTGTGTCTACACGGTGGACGAGGTGGTGCGGGTGGTTCGCGCCGCCGCCTCCCTCGCGAGGACACGCCGCAAGAGGCTCACCTCGGTGGACAAGGCCAACGTGCTGGAGACCTCGCGGCTGTGGCGCGCGGTGACCGAGCGGGTCATCCGCGAGGAGTTCCCGGACATCGAGCTGAAGCACATGCTGGTGGACGCCTGTGCCATGCACCTCATCAAACGCCCCGCGGACTTCGACGTCATCGTCACGGAGAACATGTTCGGCGACATCCTCACGGACGAGGCGGCCATGCTCTCGGGTTCCATCGGCATGCTGCCCTCGGCCTCGATGGGGGCGAACCGGCGCGGGCTCTACGAGCCCATTCACGGCTCCGCTCCGGACATCGCCGGCCGCGGAGTGGCCAACCCCTACGGGACGCTGCTGAGCGTGGCCATGCTGCTGCGCCACTCGCTCGGGCTCGAGCAGGAGGCTCGTGCCGTGGAGAGCGCGGTGGCCTCCTCGCTCGAGGCCGGTGTCCTCACCGCCGATCTCGTTCCTCCGGGCACCCGGCCCGTGGCAACCCAGGAGGCTGGCCGGGCCGTGCTCGACCGGCTCGGCGGGCCCGCGCGCTAG
- the ilvD gene encoding dihydroxy-acid dehydratase, with protein sequence MSQDTRRNSRAITEGFERAPARAMLKAIGFTDEDLSKPLIGVANTWTETMPCNFHLRRLAEKVKEGIRAAGGTPMEFNTISVSDGVTMGTEGMRASLVSREVIADSIELMCRGHMFDAVVTLVGCDKTIPAAAMAVLRLNLPSLVLYGGSIAPGCYKGKDVTVQDMFEAVGAVAAGKMSLEALAEIENVACPGAGACGGQYTANTMALAIEMLGLAPVGYATIPAEDARKDAASVAAGRLIMDVLQRGTCPRDVVTRASFDNAIASVAATGGSTNAVLHLLALAGEMGVPLALKDFDEVSRRTPLIADLKPGGRFAAVDMDRAGGVPLLARRLIAGGFMDGSARTVEGRTWAESSTHATEQAGQRVLRPLSEPIRSTGGLVILHGNLAPEGCVVKMSGHERGHHRGPAWVFDREEDAFAAVKERRIQPGSVVVIRYEGPRGGPGMREMLGVTAALVGQGLGDSVALLTDGRFSGATRGLMVGHVAPEAAVGGPIAAVRTGDIITIDVEARQLSVELSADQIAERLRGFQPPPPRYTSGVFAKYAALVSSASEGALTRPPQPQASSQAPSAERRQVAAVS encoded by the coding sequence ATGTCCCAAGACACACGCCGCAACAGCCGCGCCATCACCGAAGGATTCGAACGCGCGCCCGCACGCGCCATGCTCAAGGCCATTGGCTTCACCGACGAGGACCTCTCCAAGCCCCTCATCGGCGTGGCCAACACCTGGACCGAGACGATGCCCTGCAACTTCCACCTGCGCCGCCTGGCGGAGAAGGTGAAGGAGGGCATCCGGGCCGCGGGTGGAACGCCCATGGAGTTCAACACCATCTCCGTCAGTGACGGGGTGACCATGGGCACCGAGGGCATGCGGGCCTCGCTGGTCAGCCGCGAGGTGATCGCGGACTCCATCGAGCTGATGTGCCGCGGCCACATGTTCGACGCGGTGGTGACGCTGGTGGGTTGCGACAAGACCATCCCCGCGGCGGCCATGGCGGTGCTCCGGCTGAACCTCCCCTCGTTGGTCCTCTACGGCGGCTCCATCGCCCCCGGGTGCTACAAGGGCAAGGACGTCACCGTGCAGGACATGTTCGAGGCCGTGGGCGCGGTGGCCGCCGGGAAGATGTCCCTCGAGGCGCTCGCGGAGATCGAGAACGTCGCCTGCCCCGGCGCGGGAGCCTGTGGTGGTCAGTACACCGCCAACACCATGGCCCTGGCCATCGAGATGCTCGGGCTGGCTCCGGTGGGCTACGCCACCATCCCCGCGGAGGATGCGCGCAAGGACGCGGCGAGCGTCGCCGCGGGCCGGCTCATCATGGACGTGCTCCAGCGCGGGACGTGCCCTCGGGACGTCGTGACGCGCGCCTCGTTCGACAACGCCATCGCGTCCGTGGCGGCCACGGGTGGCTCGACCAACGCGGTGCTGCACCTGCTCGCCCTGGCGGGAGAGATGGGCGTGCCGCTCGCCCTGAAGGACTTCGACGAGGTGAGCCGGCGCACCCCACTGATCGCGGACCTCAAGCCGGGTGGCCGCTTCGCCGCGGTGGACATGGACCGTGCCGGGGGAGTGCCTCTGCTCGCCCGGCGATTGATCGCGGGCGGCTTCATGGACGGGAGTGCTCGGACCGTCGAGGGACGCACCTGGGCCGAGTCCTCGACCCACGCCACCGAGCAGGCGGGACAGCGGGTCCTCCGGCCCTTGAGCGAGCCCATCCGCTCCACGGGCGGGCTCGTCATCCTGCATGGCAACCTCGCCCCGGAAGGGTGTGTGGTGAAGATGTCGGGACACGAGCGCGGCCACCACCGGGGGCCCGCGTGGGTGTTCGACCGCGAGGAGGATGCTTTCGCGGCGGTGAAGGAGCGCCGCATCCAGCCGGGTTCCGTGGTGGTCATCCGCTACGAGGGACCGCGCGGCGGCCCGGGCATGCGCGAGATGCTGGGAGTGACCGCGGCGCTCGTCGGGCAGGGGCTGGGTGACTCCGTGGCCCTGCTCACCGACGGGCGCTTCAGCGGCGCCACCCGCGGCCTGATGGTGGGCCACGTGGCACCCGAGGCGGCCGTGGGCGGCCCGATCGCGGCGGTCCGCACGGGTGACATCATCACCATCGACGTGGAGGCCCGGCAGCTGTCCGTGGAGCTCTCCGCGGATCAGATCGCCGAGCGCCTGCGGGGCTTCCAGCCGCCTCCGCCCCGCTACACCTCGGGAGTCTTCGCGAAGTACGCCGCGCTGGTGTCCTCGGCCTCCGAGGGCGCGCTCACGCGGCCGCCTCAACCCCAGGCCTCATCCCAGGCTCCCTCCGCCGAGCGGCGGCAGGTGGCCGCGGTTTCCTAG